Genomic window (Vigna unguiculata cultivar IT97K-499-35 chromosome 10, ASM411807v1, whole genome shotgun sequence):
CTCTCTCTCTCAGTCTTGGTGGCAATTGAGATGTTTAACTCTTTGAATGCCCTCTCAGAAGATAATAGCTTGAGGAAACTACCACCTTGGAGGAACCCTTGGCTTTTGGTAGCCATGTCAATATCATTAGGACTACATTGCCTCATACTCTACATCCCATTCCTTGCAGAAGTGTTTGGAGTTATTCCTCTTAGTTTTAATGAGTGGTTTATGGTCCTTTTGATATCAGCACCTGTTATTCTTATTGACGAGATTCTGAAGTTAGTGGCGAGGAGTCAAAGGAGGCtgacaaaagagaaaaaggcATGAAGTCTTGGGTACATGACCACTATAGAAAGCAATAAGACCAGATGAAGATTGGATGATAAATGAAGTGTTAATCCAAATTCTTtgatacttttatttttctgacTTTAGGGAAATTACAGCTTCATTAGTTTCTGGCAAGAAATTTGTCACCATTTATGATCATTGCagtaaatatattgtataaacattttcttcaattgcTCTTTTACTTTTTTCCTTTGAGAAAAATCTAAATGCTgagtcaaaagaaaaaaataaaaaagaaagttctATCTATGTTTTGGTGTTCCACACTACAAGTAATACACTAAAAAGTTTTAGCCTTTTTAGCACAATTCCTGCAAGTGATGCTTTCagaaaaatgcatatttttgtaCGTTAGCATATACCTAATGATGGTCACAACTATTGGTAACATTACAAGTCGGGGATTAAATTGATGGATCGTTAACATTAGGAACTAAAATGATATATGGGTGCTAATTTCAATGATTGAAATCTGTTTTTCAgaatactaaaataatcaattattataatttaaaaaataatttacagtCTACACTTTTTTTTACCCATTTGCTTGTTAGTATTAAAATTTGCTTACATGTAAAGACGTTTGGTTGGCCGAAAtgtgaatggaagaaaatttcAGGGTTGCACCTTTGCGATATCCACTATGAATCGAACTCTTTATGATTAGTTGCTCAAATCAAGATCCAAATGATATTCAAATGCACTTCTATTAAGCTTTATCATTTCATAAACTCCATCAAGCAAGGCAAGAATTTCGTTGCTTTTAGGATGTGATCTATCTTCCACAATGAACTTATGCAGTTGACCTCCCTCTTCAATGAAACTATGTCCTGCTGACTTTGTAATTTGGCTTCCCTTCATCACTTTCCTGAGTTTTGCAACTCCATCCCATTGGCCAGTTGATGCATATATGTTGGAAAGAATAACATAGTTCCCAGGATTCCAAGGCTCAAGTACAAATAGAGACTCAGCTGCAACCTCAGCCAGTTCAACATTACCATGGAAGCTACAAGCTCCCAACAAAGCCCCCCATATCACTGAGTCTGGTTTCATGGGCATGCTTTGTATTACCTCATAGGCTTCTCTCAATTGCCCGGCACGGCCTAGGAGATCAACCATGCATCCATAGTGCTCTAGTTTGGGAATAATGTGGAAGGCTGTGGTCATTGACTTGAAGATATGTCTGCCTTTTTCAACCATGCCTCCATGAGTGCATGCCAAGAGGAGCCCCACAAATGTCACATCATCAGGTGAAGTTCCTTCCCCCTGGCATCATCAGTGACACAGACACACATAATTAGCATCATTTACAACTTCTCAAGGCTGAAAACCACTGCATGAGTGTTTGGAACTGTGTGCGTACGTGGattcacataaaataatttcagtATTACATTGAAATACGAATTGATTGAATTTAAGTAAATGTTCAAATGTTTGGTTCCGCGTTAAAAAATGATTCCGAGTCCACAgtttattttgaattgaaacaaattttttttttttttttttttttttttgcattagaaaaacaaatttatactGGCTTTTACAGTAAGTGCAACATTACCAGTTGCATCTTTCACGTCATTGCATGTTAAGGTAAGGCACAGACACAGTTCCAAACACACGGTGCCTTAAAATGGTTTACTATTAATGATATCTGTGaaggaaataaagaagaaaaccgACCAAACTGCTTACCAGCATTTGATCATAAAGCTCAAAGGCCTTGCAACATTGTCCATGGACAGCCAAACCCATGATCATTGAATTCCAAGAGCACAAGTTTCTGAACCTGCCAATCTCATTGAACACCCGCCAAGCAACATCAATCTTACCACATTTTGCATACATCTCCAATACAGCATTGCTCACATATAAATTCTTAAAGAACCCATTCTTCCTTGCGTATGCTTCAACCCTCTGTCCAATCTCCAATGCTCCAAGATTTGAACAAGCTGGCAAAATGCTTGCCAAGGTTACTTCATTGGGCACTATGCCTTTCTCCTTCTCCATCTTCAGGAACATCCCCAAAGCCTCACCAAACCGTTTGTTTCGCGAGTAACCAGATATCATGGTGGTCCATGACACCAAATTCCTTATAGGCATCAATCCAAACAACTCCAATGCTCCCTCCATATCACCAAATTTGGCATACCCATACATCATAGCATTCCATGTGGGCACCCCTCTCACaggcatttcatcaaacaattGGCGGGCCAGTCCCAGCATGCCCATTTTGGAATACACATCAAGCAAAGAAGTGGCTGCAAAGAGATCAGGTTCAAAGCCTGATTTGATGAAATGGGTATGGAGCATTTGGCCAAGGGAATGGGAAGGGAGGGAAGTGCATGCAGAGAAGAGGAAGTTGAAAGTGTGTTGGTTTGGTGCGAAGCCATGAAGGCGCATTTGGTAGTAAAGGGAGAAGCATTGGTGCTGGTGTTGGGGATGGGAGGAGAAGGCTTGAATGAGCTTATTGTAGAGAAAAAGGGTTGGCTTTGGGGAATGATGCAACACCATGTGTGCATAGTGAAGGTTTGgaatttcaagtaacttctcaatGAGGATTTTGGTTTGGTCAATGCCATTTCTTAGAGTGTAACCATGGATTTGCTTCACTTGCCTCATAACatcacaaattttttttattggtttgaGTCCTTCAAATGTTGTACACTTGAAGATAATGTCACTTCTAAAGACACTTTCGTTGGTTTACAAAAGCAAGGGTCAAAATTGATTTTGGGAATGATCAGTTTTTTATGGGTAATGGGATTTAGCCATAACAGTCAATTAGGGTTTAAAAGAATGTAATGGTATTCTCCCTAgtcaaatattcatttttttccctttctcttttattttgttgttttcttaaCTTTTAGCATAGTCCTGAAAATTGACGGTAGAAGAAAAGTCACCCAAGCTAATGGAAAAAAACTAACATTAAAAAAGAACATTATACTACTCTACTATTCAGAATGAGAAGAGtggaaaaatatcatattttttttcatgaaaatgatatttatatccataaaactaaaaagtctaacaaaattcataaaaattaaattaaaaaataataaatttgtatgatTTGGAaagtcaaattatttatttttagtctttttaaatttcaattaaataccaCCTTATTTTGTTACTCTCTAAAAAAATTCTTGGTAGTTTTAATTGAATATCATAAGtttttttcaagtttaaaaGTCTTACTAAATACTACAAaaagaatgtaaaaattaaaatattttgaaatctcaatttaatATACCTCCTTTGATGCGAACTTCTACTAAGTGAAAAGGTCtataaaatatatctatatttatgcTTTAAAAAATGTGGTTTAAGActttagtgaaataaaattttatattaatttttaaaacatttaatttcaatatattttttaaacttcaaattttcaaaaataattccttcaatatcaatacttttaaaagtaattatatcaaaatataacaTCACACAACTTACCTGCTGCAGTGATATTATAGCACAAATTTCATTCTAACATCCAAAAGGAAAAATCAGTTATACTCTGTAGactacaaattattaaaatgaatctTAAGAACAAATGCCACTTTTTTAAGTTGAAGTTTATGACTTAGAATAAGATATGATAACGGAATAACACTATTGTAGTCACCATAAAAGTCACATCATCAACCACATAAAACttaatctaatcaatgaaaattaaacttgTTTATTAAGTTAGGTAAATTAGAACGAGAGGCTAACAAAATAACCTCTGATGCTACTTCTCGGCTCCTGTGCTGATGACATATTCTTGGTTGCATAAATGCAAATATTTTGTACAGTAATAGTTAATTCAACAACAATCAAAGAATCAGAAAGAAGAATCAGAAAGAGTTCATTAGTAAAGAAAGAATGCAATTATTCCcgaaagtttttttttgtattcCTTTTACACCAAGCTATAACAACAATCAATCTTCAAATGTACAATCTATATTATTTGAGACGTTTAATATAGGCCTCAAATAAATCCCTGCATGTTCAATATGGTGCTGCTTCCATGACACAATAACAGTCCAAACTGAACCTATGTCACATTGGTTCAAGGGCTAAAGAACACTTCATGAGAACAAGCCAAGTTTACACTTGCAAAGCTTCTTGGAAAAATGGCTACAAGAATGATGAAGAACACCATGTGGGGTTCTCATGGTAGGTGAAACATCATGGTATTGCACTGAGGAAACCAGTTATGTCTGTTAAAAAAGCAAAGGTTGCATTTCCTGTCCAAGCATGTAGTTGAGGTCAGGCACAGATATATCAAGATAAGGCTATTTCACATGGTTAATCAACATTATTCTTTAGAAGTATGAAGATTGATCATGAAGTACGTTCAACTGTGCCAATATTTTAGCTGACATGGATCTAACACTACCATTACCCCTCTGAGTCAAATCAACCAGAGGCATTTGAGCTGAGGCTCCATACTTCTGTTTGAATTCGACCAGCCGAAAAATCCTTTCCAAAGCATTGAGAGATTTCTCTAGCAAGCCAGGGGAGTGTGAACCAAGATATTTGATTATCAATGGTATGGCATTTGCATCTGCAAGCACTTTACTACCATGTTGCAGTCTTTCACCTTCTATCAATGTTAAAAGAGCATCCAAAGAAGCCTCACAAACTCCAGGATCAGATTCTTCAAGAGTTCTTGTGAGTGGTCCCACTGCATTGGCCTCCAAGAGACAAAATGATGATTTGACTGAGCATATTCCACCATGAACCATGCAGCCAATATCAGCACGAGCTGAGAAGCACCATAGTCCTTTGCGCTTTGGTATTGGCCTGCTTAGCACAAATGAGCTTCTAGAAAATTGAGCAAGACACTGTGCCACACGTTGTTTTGTTAATGTGGTTTCATTTTCAAGCAGTTGCACCAAAACAGTTATGATTCCTGTTTCAGCTGCACTTTTTTGCCATTCCAAGTTTGTTGGAACAGTAAAACGACAAAGGGCACCAATGGCGTTCTCAACTAAAGTTCTCCTCTGATGATCCCTGTCTTTCCCAACTTGGACACTACTTTTAATGATTTCCAGTGCTCCAGCATCCAGAAGCCATTGAGTTATCAGGTCAGTTTCTGGAAGATAGCATATAATTCCCATGGCAGAAAGTATTTCCTCATCATCAGATGAAGATTTTATGATCCGGAGTAGTGTATTGATGCATCTCTGGTTCACGCTCTCCTGTATGATGGCTTCATCACAATTCTCCACCAAGCAAGAAAACAACTTTACAGCACTTGCTCGTAGGTTTTGGTTTTCATTCTCGCACAGTTCAACCAATTTTGGAACAGCTGGTAACTGTTCATAAATAAGCAGAGTAATTCTGTTATGGTAAATGcaacaaaaattggaaaataGTCTCAACATTTGGATAAGAAACAAGTGAAGGAATGACATAGCAGAAGTATTTATGCAAACAGGACATCTTATGCATgggattaaatatttgtataacattcttataaaaaatgtgtattttagACCTACCTCAGTCTCTTAAAACTAACGTGTAAGATGAGATCTACATCTTACATCTGCTAATATATTATTGATGTAAGATCTCCAATATTAGTCCTAACACATCTTCATTTGAAACCAAACAATCCCAAAGGAATGATAACATAAGCATGGGAAGAAAAGTCGGatgaaaaacaattcaattgATACCTATTTAGAACACTGGTGTAGtgattaaacaaaaaaacatttctAGATGCTGTAAGTGCACTCGGCTTCAGTAAGATTCATACCTCTTTCAGTTTGGTTCTGATACACGAAGCCGAGGGCGTTTGACACAAGGCATAAAAGGTTTGGATAATGTTCTGTTGCACAACAGGCTCTGAGACATTAACTAAATTGAAGAGATTGAAAACATCATCATCAGAATCTAGTAATAAAACAGGTGTTTGAGAGTCCTGAGAGATAGTTGATGCAGCAAGTTGCACGATTATGGTTGCTAGATCTTCCCACAAACTTGCAGTGTATATGCTTTGGTTGAAAAGAAGGTTAAGTAGTGGCCGTGCTGCTCCCTGTCTTATCATTTCCTGtccatttttctttgaattggATAAATTCTTAAGAGCTTTGATAGCAACTGTTTTCACCTGAAGATCATTGTGTGAGAACATGAGAAGAAGAGGAGCCAGTACACCACCATCAAACAAGGCCTCTCTGTTATGTTCAGTTAAGTCCATTTCTGCTAAATGTTTGGCCATAATCATCTTAACATCTTCTGGTCCTGTACAGACAGAGCAAGAAACAGATTATGGCAACATTCAGATTAATTACAGTGCCCTTAACTGAAATTTATTCAGTTCTTAGAAACTTAATAACAAAACATCACACATTTTCTTACTCTATTAGTTGTTCCAGATAAAAAAGGTAGTCATTCCAATCTTTTATACTATATGCacatcttttaaaagaaaaaggtgaAGGCAAAAATCATTTGCAATGAAATATTGATACACTAACTCCATTGTAGGTTAAAGAATAAACCTGTGGAGAGACGCTGCAATAAATGCTtgaaataatttacttttgcCATCTGAATAACATTCTGATCAGAGTATGACAGATTCTCCAATAGCTCCGTCGCATCTCTAGCAGCTTGATTGTCATCTCCACTAGACATAGTCACCAATAGTAGTATGCAACCTTGAACTTTTCCAATGTGTTCTAGTGCCAAATCATATTTGGACAATTCAAACAGCAACGCTACTGCTAACTTCCTTTCCACTGTATTACGTCCAAGAGACCGAACAATTGATTCAATTGCACCATCTGCGGTTGAAATTTTTACCTGcagaaagaaaattcaataacATGGCTGAATGTCCATTTTGAAGTCGTGTTTATTTCAATATGATGTAAAGCGGCATTTATAAAGGAAGTATAAACAATCAATCTTTTAAGCACAAGATTGATTATGTTGAGAAGAGTAAAAGGATGAAAGCTAGCTAATAGAAGATAGAGGACCAGGAAGTACAACATGGTCAAAATTCTAGATACCATTGtgttgaaaatgattttttcaaTTCACAAGCTCATTATTATGGTAGTGGATAAGAAGGATTCTAAACAATGAGTCAAACAAACTTGTCAAAGAAATGAATTTATAAGTCTTTCTCCTTATATATTACTCGTCTTGTTCATTTTTACCTAATGTAAGACTTGTAACTCACCAATTTCTAGAATTTAGCTTACAAGGAAAGTCAGAGCTATAGGTCCATGTTGTTGAGAAGCTAGaatcacttttaaccaaaatgTCTAGAATAagcttattttatttaaaacaattgcTGTCATCGATCAATATATATCTTTTGAAAGCCAAATACCGAAAGTAGCAAATTTGCCATGCAGCTTGTTTAAAAATGAAGAAGCAGGGAGTACCAACTAATGTACCTTAGCTTCTTCACTATCCTTTGCCAGCATGCCAAGAATGGAAAGAGAATGTCTTCTTATATCACGGTTTCTTGATAGAGATTGAATGAGAGTTAGGATGTAACCCTCCAGAATAACCCATTCCCTGTGTTGTTCTTTTTCTTCACACAAATTCTGAACAATTTGCAGATCATGCAGCACTTCCTCATCATTTCCAGAcagaattttttctttcaatgtaGCAATTGTAATCATTGTATTTCTGTCCTTCCACTCTTGTATGGATTTTTTCAACATTTTGTTAGGTCTCAAAACTGATGTGTCCAGGGGAATCAAGGTCAAAGGGCACAATTTATTTCCTTCTGCAAACCACTTTTCTATGGCACTTCTCTCAAATGTCTGCCCAGATGAAATTTCAACAGGATCCACCATAACATCTTGGGTGATGGGGCAATAAAATGACTGCAAAGGCTCCAATATTTGACTACCCAAAGATTGGCGTTTTGCAAAGTATCTGAGTTCCTTTTCCCTAGGTGATGAAGCTGCATCAGCCCTTTCCAACAAAGCAATGATTTGATCCATTTGCATAGCTTCAGCTAACTCCTTCCTATCCCTGGCCTTTTCAATTTCACTCTTAAACTCTTCAAGTTCCAACTTTATTGTTGACCTCTCATTCCTAATCCCAACAGCTTCAGCTATGAGAAGTAGCATTTTGTTTGCATGGGAACGATCAACATTGTTTTCCCTAATCCCTGAGTCAATTTTCTCTAAAATCGCTTCTTCATCTAGAGCTGCTTTAAATCCAGATTTCTGCATGCTGTCACATAGCTTTTCAATATCTTCAACTATTCCTGAAGAAAGACCTGTTGTGGCTAAAGGAAGAAGACTAAGTGCCCAACTCAGCTGTTTTGTGTGATCCTCTATCTTCTTAGCAATGGACCTGCAGTTCATTAGTAGATAAACCTTGCTCTTCTTGCTGCACTCTAGAGCTAGTAGCTTTGCATCTTTGATTTCTTTGTTCATGGTCTCAATGGCCTTGTTGAATGACTCAGAATCACTGACTTTTCCTTTCTTCAACTCTTCCAAGATAGGCTTAATTCTTTCCATGTAAGCACCAAGTTCATTAAAACTATCCTTTTTCACAAGAACATCTTTAGCAGTAACTATGAACTCAGCAATGGTCTCTACAGTTTGAGAAATGGCAGTTCCAGTAGAACCAGAAGATAGAAAATCTACAACCATCATCGTGCAAAACAACTTTTAGGCAAGGAAATAAAACCCTTTTCCTTCCCATGAAACAAGAACACAGTCACTATTGTTGGAAGGGTAGCAGAAATTTCCCATAACTTCTGATGGATACGCTTCCATACTCCTTCCAATTCAATTCCAAAGGCCTAAATTTGAtatcaatatattataaaagaagagCTTATCAGATACATTTaccaaatattttatacattgaACTAATACTGAACTTATAACAAGTAAACAATCAAATAATCATGAGGGATGCTATATCTTTCAGAGACTAGGTAATGTATCTAGTTGGTTTGTGATGGTATATTATGAATGAAGAAATCACACCAAACTTGGATCAAATATCAACAACCTCTTGAACTGATATAATATAAGTCACATTTCTTCACCACAAACATCAGATTCTGGACCTGGCATCTTGCCCAACTTGTTgtgaggaagaaaagaagagaaaattcaGATGAATCAAGAAGCTAAATTGCTTTGACTACATTCATAAATAGAAATTGATGTTTTCCAATTTGCAatattcaaagaaaaagaaaaatgcatatgccattataaaatttgaagaatccAAGAGGGGTAAGTTGACTTGACTTATTGACACCTCTTCTCTTCCATGTACTCGTGCGATGCCAAATACTGCCATTCCAAGTTATCTTTCTCCATTAACATTTTCTCAGTTCCCTAgccaaaagaaaaagacaaattcATCTCTCAAAAAAGCTAGCTCCCCCACCCCCTTTTGTATCCTCTTCCTAACTACCCATTTTGGTTAGCCAACTACACCAATCTCAAAATAGCAAGGACTCACACTAAGTACCTGCAAGTGAACAAAGTATCTATCTTGTGCCAAAAACTTGAGGTAAACGAAAGGTCAAGAAAGCTAAAAAAGTGGGGTGACCCCATTGACATATATGTTCTGATTTCTTGAACAAGCAACAAGGGAAGAGTCAAAGTCAACAAATACCTGAAGGAGCCATGAAAATTGAGCAACCCGGTTTCAGCAAAGGCAACTAAACTTCCCTGAGCAACAAGATCCTATGACACAAGCAGAGATTACAAGCTGAACgaggttgtgttgtgttgtgttgtatTTGTATTGTTTCCATCCATGTGTTTCTCTTCTATCTCCACACAAGACCTCTCTCCCTTGTCTAAGTCTAGAGGACTTTTCCACCCATCCCAAGCTTACCTGGCATTGTTTGACCAGACACAAAAGTAAAGGTTTTACCATtgcaattattatattatgttatatgttaaattatacttttaatccctattttcgtagcaaaatttgaatttggtcccttaattaatttttatcttaggtctctattttgagaaatttgacccaatcaagttctttccgttagtggtggagtaacggtgttaaatggagtgccacgtgtcagcttctggattttttgaattttttttttttgattttttttttgaatttttttttattttttattaatttttttaaaaatttttaaaaaattaaaattttatcacgtgtcaagctgacatcgtgtcacgtggcagtgacagtgccacgtgtcactatttgggaggtgtcaatttggtccctgtattttatcttttgtctcaatttagtcccaatttttgtaaaaatgatgcaatttcgtcctcctccaaattgaaacaaaaattataaaatgttatacaaatatttttattaaatttgatttttttattcaaattaatttttttattatatattttcaataaaaccaagtttctttaaatttgtttcacattaaattttacttaaaattgttttcaaattttaaatttatttgttttttattgttacataaactagttaatttttcttaaattatataattgttatttttatactaactaaaatatttgtatagaaattattgaattttacacattttaaaaatatgcaattatttaaaatataaattcaaataaaaaacaatattaaagtataatgtaataaaatatcaatataatttatgaatttttttattaacattattttctattaacaactttaaaacaattttaaataaagtttaacgtaaaatataaattaaaataaacttaatcttgttaaaaatatttacttgaaatatcaattttgatagaaatatttgttcatatttatatagaaattaaatttggtttcaatttggagagggacaaaattgcacaatttttacaaaaattgggactaaattgagacaaaaaataaaatacagggaccaaattgagaatgagaaaatgacaactCCCAAATAGtaacacgtggcactgtcactgccacgtggcacaatgtccgcttgacacgtggcaaaattttaattttttaaaaaactttaaaaaaattaataaaaaataaaaaaaataaaaaaataaaaaaaataaaaaaaataaaataaattcaaaaaattaagaagctgacacgtggcaccccatttaacaccgttactccaccactaacggaaaggacttgattggatcaaattttccaaaatagggactagattgagataaaaattaattgagggatcaaattcacattttgctactaaaatggggactaaaaatataatttaaccttgtattatattacattataatATGTAATCTatgcataaatatataaaaccaaaaataataattgaaggcCCTTGTAACAGGGTTTTCGAAGAAATTCTTTTTGACTATGATGGATGAGCCTTTGAAGTAGTATCTGTATGCGTGTGTCTGCAATAATACAAAAACCGATGCTGAAAGATTGTAAGAACTTCTGGTGTTCACCTCAGATAAATATGATGCAGTCCTTTATCTAAAAAggtacaattttttataatttttttggttttaattaaataatgttattatttgataaaatatataacgcAGGTGTTTTTATCTTACTGCTGTAAGATTATTTTCTGTAGAATGATGAAAAAAGATTATGAAACAAGAAGGTCCTCGTTGCTGTCATATTTCATGCTC
Coding sequences:
- the LOC114166588 gene encoding pentatricopeptide repeat-containing protein At5g08510, whose protein sequence is MRQVKQIHGYTLRNGIDQTKILIEKLLEIPNLHYAHMVLHHSPKPTLFLYNKLIQAFSSHPQHQHQCFSLYYQMRLHGFAPNQHTFNFLFSACTSLPSHSLGQMLHTHFIKSGFEPDLFAATSLLDVYSKMGMLGLARQLFDEMPVRGVPTWNAMMYGYAKFGDMEGALELFGLMPIRNLVSWTTMISGYSRNKRFGEALGMFLKMEKEKGIVPNEVTLASILPACSNLGALEIGQRVEAYARKNGFFKNLYVSNAVLEMYAKCGKIDVAWRVFNEIGRFRNLCSWNSMIMGLAVHGQCCKAFELYDQMLGEGTSPDDVTFVGLLLACTHGGMVEKGRHIFKSMTTAFHIIPKLEHYGCMVDLLGRAGQLREAYEVIQSMPMKPDSVIWGALLGACSFHGNVELAEVAAESLFVLEPWNPGNYVILSNIYASTGQWDGVAKLRKVMKGSQITKSAGHSFIEEGGQLHKFIVEDRSHPKSNEILALLDGVYEMIKLNRSAFEYHLDLDLSN
- the LOC114166715 gene encoding U-box domain-containing protein 44-like, with the protein product MMVVDFLSSGSTGTAISQTVETIAEFIVTAKDVLVKKDSFNELGAYMERIKPILEELKKGKVSDSESFNKAIETMNKEIKDAKLLALECSKKSKVYLLMNCRSIAKKIEDHTKQLSWALSLLPLATTGLSSGIVEDIEKLCDSMQKSGFKAALDEEAILEKIDSGIRENNVDRSHANKMLLLIAEAVGIRNERSTIKLELEEFKSEIEKARDRKELAEAMQMDQIIALLERADAASSPREKELRYFAKRQSLGSQILEPLQSFYCPITQDVMVDPVEISSGQTFERSAIEKWFAEGNKLCPLTLIPLDTSVLRPNKMLKKSIQEWKDRNTMITIATLKEKILSGNDEEVLHDLQIVQNLCEEKEQHREWVILEGYILTLIQSLSRNRDIRRHSLSILGMLAKDSEEAKVKISTADGAIESIVRSLGRNTVERKLAVALLFELSKYDLALEHIGKVQGCILLLVTMSSGDDNQAARDATELLENLSYSDQNVIQMAKVNYFKHLLQRLSTGPEDVKMIMAKHLAEMDLTEHNREALFDGGVLAPLLLMFSHNDLQVKTVAIKALKNLSNSKKNGQEMIRQGAARPLLNLLFNQSIYTASLWEDLATIIVQLAASTISQDSQTPVLLLDSDDDVFNLFNLVNVSEPVVQQNIIQTFYALCQTPSASCIRTKLKELPAVPKLVELCENENQNLRASAVKLFSCLVENCDEAIIQESVNQRCINTLLRIIKSSSDDEEILSAMGIICYLPETDLITQWLLDAGALEIIKSSVQVGKDRDHQRRTLVENAIGALCRFTVPTNLEWQKSAAETGIITVLVQLLENETTLTKQRVAQCLAQFSRSSFVLSRPIPKRKGLWCFSARADIGCMVHGGICSVKSSFCLLEANAVGPLTRTLEESDPGVCEASLDALLTLIEGERLQHGSKVLADANAIPLIIKYLGSHSPGLLEKSLNALERIFRLVEFKQKYGASAQMPLVDLTQRGNGSVRSMSAKILAQLNVLHDQSSYF